The DNA segment CTCCCTTCGCCGGCATGACCCGGATCAGGTTCGTACGGTCGGAGGCCGGCCAGCCTCCCTCTCAGCCCGGTGCGTCCGGGCTCCCGCGAGTGCGTGTATCCGTCACCCTAATACGGGGCCGCGAGGCGCCGTAAGGCAGCGTCCCGGGGCTCCCGGGGGCCGGCGTCCCGGGTGGCCGTGGCCGTGACGCTGTGTCAGAGATCTCCTTGCGCGCTGCTGCGAGCCGCGTCACACCCCGTCCTAGAGTGATCGGGTGAGCGAGCAGAGCAAGTCCTCCCAGGCCCCTGACCGCACGCCGCACGTCGTGATCGCCGGCGCGGGAATCGCGGGTGTGCAGACCGCTGTCGCCCTGCGAGAACAGGGCTGGCCCGGCGCGATCACGCTCCTGGGCGACGAGCCCCACCAGCCCTACGACCGCCCGCCGCTGTCCAAGGCGGTGCTGCTGGGCAAGGCCGAGGGCTCCGCCTTCGACGTCGACTTCGCCGCGCTCGGCATCACCCTCCACCTCGGCCGCCCGGTCACCGGCCTGGTGCCGCAGGACCATGTGATCGAGACGGCCGAGGGCCCGGTCCGCTACGACTACGCGGTCCTGGCGACCGGCGCCGACCCGATCGTGCTGCCCGGCAGCGAGGGCATGCCCGGCGTCCATCTGCTGCGCACCCTGGACGACGCCGAGCGGCTGCGGCCGGTGCTCGCCGCCCAGCACGAGATCGTGGTCGTCGGGGCCGGCTGGATCGGCGCCGAGTTCGCGACTGCGGCCCGTGAGGCGGGCTGCGCGGTCACCGTCGTCGAGGCCGCCGACCGCCCGCTGGCCGGTGCGCTGCCCGCCGAGGTCGCCGCCCACATGACCGGCTGGTACGCGGACGCGGGCGCCGAGCTGCGCACCGGCGCCCGGGTCGCGTCCGTCACCGCGGGCGCGGTCACCCTCGACGACGGCACGGTGCTGCCCGCCGACGCGGTGGTCATCGGCATCGGCGCCCGCCCCGCGACCGGCTGGCTGGCCGGCTCCGGCGTCGAGGTCTCGCCGCGGGACGGCTCCGTGCTGGCCGACGAGCAGCTGCGCACCTCCGTGCCCGACGTCTACGCCGTCGGCGACTGCGCCTCCTTCCCCTCCGCCCGTTACGGCGCCCGCCTGCTGGTCCACCACTGGGACAACGCGCTCCAGGGCCCGCGCACGGTCGCCGAGAACATCGTCCGCGGCGAGGCGGAAGGGGTGGCCTACGATCCCGTCCCGTACTTCTGGTCGGAGCAGTTCGGCCGGTTCGTGCAGTACGTGGGGCATCACGGGGACGCCGACGAGCTGGTGTGGCGCGGCGACCCGGCCGGGGCCGCCTGGTCGGTGATCTGGCTGCGGGAGGGCCGGCTCGTCGCGCTGCTGGCCGTCGGGCGGCCGCGGGACCTCGCCCAGGGCCGCAAGCTGATCGAGCGGGGCGTGGTCCTGGACCGGGAGCGGGCCGCGAACGCGTCGGTGCCGCTGAAGGCCGCGGCGCAGTAGCCGGACGCGCCGTGACCGGTGGTCGTCGGCCGGGCGCCCGCCGTCACCCTCCGGT comes from the Streptomyces angustmyceticus genome and includes:
- a CDS encoding NAD(P)/FAD-dependent oxidoreductase, coding for MSEQSKSSQAPDRTPHVVIAGAGIAGVQTAVALREQGWPGAITLLGDEPHQPYDRPPLSKAVLLGKAEGSAFDVDFAALGITLHLGRPVTGLVPQDHVIETAEGPVRYDYAVLATGADPIVLPGSEGMPGVHLLRTLDDAERLRPVLAAQHEIVVVGAGWIGAEFATAAREAGCAVTVVEAADRPLAGALPAEVAAHMTGWYADAGAELRTGARVASVTAGAVTLDDGTVLPADAVVIGIGARPATGWLAGSGVEVSPRDGSVLADEQLRTSVPDVYAVGDCASFPSARYGARLLVHHWDNALQGPRTVAENIVRGEAEGVAYDPVPYFWSEQFGRFVQYVGHHGDADELVWRGDPAGAAWSVIWLREGRLVALLAVGRPRDLAQGRKLIERGVVLDRERAANASVPLKAAAQ